One segment of Micromonospora parathelypteridis DNA contains the following:
- a CDS encoding N-acetylglucosamine kinase: protein MDLVLGVDAGGTASRAVLATRDGTVVGRGSAGPGNPTAAGPAAARSIGAAVREALGEHDPASVRSGVAGIAGAGIMADPGIAAAFTAEWGQCGLTCRVTVVGDAVTAFAAGTSAPSGAVLIAGTGAVAARIDDWRVSRTADGLGWLLGDEGSGMWLGLQAVRSIARAWSGPTVDAGLAATIAGQAGVTSCDELVRWAGRQQPAAFAALAPLVCAGAMAGDALAERLTAEAADRLVATLAELGPPPGPVVLAGSLLTRTTAVRTAVLATLAGSVATARDPAVGAAWLALRQITDQEETARLHQRMLV from the coding sequence ATGGATCTGGTACTGGGTGTTGACGCCGGAGGCACGGCGTCCCGGGCGGTCCTGGCGACCCGGGACGGCACCGTGGTGGGACGCGGCTCGGCGGGTCCGGGCAACCCGACGGCTGCGGGACCGGCCGCTGCGCGCTCGATCGGCGCGGCGGTGCGCGAGGCCCTGGGAGAGCACGACCCCGCATCCGTGCGCAGCGGCGTCGCCGGCATCGCCGGCGCGGGCATCATGGCGGATCCAGGGATCGCCGCGGCCTTCACCGCCGAATGGGGCCAATGCGGACTCACCTGCCGGGTCACCGTGGTCGGAGACGCGGTGACGGCCTTCGCCGCAGGCACGTCGGCACCCTCGGGAGCGGTGCTCATCGCCGGCACCGGCGCCGTCGCCGCCCGAATCGACGACTGGCGCGTCAGCCGTACCGCCGACGGCCTCGGCTGGCTGCTGGGGGACGAAGGCTCGGGCATGTGGCTGGGCCTGCAGGCGGTCCGTTCGATCGCCCGGGCCTGGTCGGGTCCCACCGTGGACGCCGGACTGGCAGCCACGATCGCGGGGCAGGCCGGCGTGACCAGCTGCGACGAGCTCGTGCGCTGGGCCGGCCGCCAACAACCCGCGGCATTCGCCGCGCTGGCACCCCTGGTCTGCGCTGGCGCCATGGCCGGCGACGCCCTCGCCGAGCGTTTGACCGCCGAGGCCGCCGATCGACTGGTCGCCACGCTCGCAGAGTTGGGCCCGCCACCCGGACCCGTCGTGCTCGCCGGCAGCTTGTTGACCAGGACCACGGCGGTGCGAACGGCCGTGCTGGCCACCCTTGCCGGCTCGGTGGCAACCGCCCGGGACCCAGCGGTCGGCGCGGCCTGGCTCGCACTGCGCCAGATCACCGACCAGGAGGAGACGGCGCGCCTGCACCAGCGCATGCTGGTGTGA
- a CDS encoding sporulation-delaying protein SdpB family protein — protein sequence MGLERPADRAAVPGGSAHGDLLDRWLARLGRRCRPALAVAPWSSGFGLARTLLATGTCATLLVNPPAILLSMDSADCTGPAAAGIWCALPAGQGQLAGWIGIAVLVVVASGWRPRWTALPHWYISWSVIANLSALDGGDHITATLSLLLLPIALTDPRRWHWQPPPAGTAIGAGRVVAHAALVLVWLQVAIVYLHACIAKLGVTEWADGTAMFYWLRTPGYEPPGFLRPLTEAATSSAVGVTLFTWSVLALEFALALARLLPPELRRVLLVAGLAFHIGIAVVLELVTFGLAMSGALLLYLLPVGHQVTLPAIVVARVHGARRASG from the coding sequence ATGGGCCTGGAACGACCTGCCGACCGTGCTGCCGTCCCGGGTGGCTCGGCTCACGGTGACCTGCTAGACCGGTGGCTGGCCCGGCTCGGCCGGCGCTGCCGACCGGCCCTGGCCGTCGCGCCCTGGTCGAGCGGATTCGGGCTGGCCCGTACGCTGCTGGCCACCGGCACCTGCGCCACCCTGTTGGTCAACCCGCCGGCGATCCTGCTGTCGATGGACAGCGCCGACTGCACCGGGCCGGCCGCCGCCGGCATCTGGTGTGCGCTGCCCGCCGGGCAGGGGCAGCTCGCCGGGTGGATAGGGATCGCCGTGCTGGTCGTGGTGGCCAGCGGCTGGCGGCCCCGGTGGACGGCACTGCCGCACTGGTACATCTCCTGGAGCGTGATCGCGAACCTGTCCGCGCTGGACGGCGGTGATCACATCACCGCCACCCTCAGCCTGTTGCTACTCCCGATTGCCCTCACCGACCCCCGGCGGTGGCACTGGCAACCACCCCCGGCCGGCACCGCGATCGGCGCCGGCCGGGTGGTCGCGCACGCGGCCCTGGTCCTCGTCTGGCTCCAGGTCGCCATCGTGTATCTGCACGCCTGCATCGCCAAGCTTGGCGTCACCGAGTGGGCCGACGGAACGGCGATGTTCTACTGGCTCCGCACACCCGGGTACGAGCCGCCTGGTTTCCTGCGTCCGCTGACCGAGGCGGCCACCAGTTCCGCAGTGGGGGTGACGCTGTTCACCTGGTCGGTGCTGGCGCTGGAGTTCGCTCTGGCCCTGGCCCGGCTGTTGCCCCCCGAGCTGCGCCGCGTACTACTGGTCGCCGGGCTGGCGTTCCACATCGGCATCGCGGTCGTCCTGGAGTTGGTCACCTTCGGTCTCGCGATGAGTGGGGCGCTGCTGCTCTACCTGTTGCCCGTGGGACACCAGGTCACGCTACCGGCGATCGTGGTGGCGCGGGTGCACGGTGCCCGTCGAGCAAGTGGGTAG
- a CDS encoding SdpA family antimicrobial peptide system protein: protein MDDTRLGRWIAGSAVVAVLLVGYLTRAVLPVAAMPAPPGRSVARALVPEGWAFFTRDPRRPSPVAYAADRDGRWRLASGGSRGPAGLDKRDRARSAEISLLTRRLHGSAWTECDGEPSTCLAAAPATAVANTATVRTLCGDTGIVLQEVLPWAWNDLPTVLPSRVARLTVTC, encoded by the coding sequence GTGGATGACACACGGTTGGGTCGGTGGATCGCGGGGAGCGCGGTAGTCGCCGTGCTCCTCGTGGGCTACCTCACCCGCGCGGTGCTGCCGGTGGCTGCGATGCCTGCCCCACCCGGCCGGTCGGTGGCCCGCGCACTGGTGCCGGAAGGCTGGGCGTTCTTCACTCGCGATCCCCGCCGTCCCAGTCCGGTGGCGTACGCCGCGGACCGGGACGGCCGGTGGCGGCTCGCCTCGGGAGGCAGCCGCGGCCCGGCTGGCCTGGACAAGCGGGACCGCGCCCGCAGCGCCGAGATCTCACTGCTCACCCGCCGGCTGCACGGGTCCGCGTGGACAGAGTGTGACGGCGAACCCTCCACCTGCCTGGCCGCCGCCCCGGCCACCGCGGTAGCCAACACCGCCACCGTGCGCACGCTCTGCGGCGACACCGGGATCGTCCTTCAGGAGGTACTGCCATGGGCCTGGAACGACCTGCCGACCGTGCTGCCGTCCCGGGTGGCTCGGCTCACGGTGACCTGCTAG
- a CDS encoding AfsR/SARP family transcriptional regulator produces MRFEVLGPLRVRLDHGQIPLGAAREQRILAALLLDANRVVPMSRLVEAIWDEHPPSSSVKVVRNCVSTLRRQLATAGEIVTDSGGYSLRVPDDEIDLRVFVDRARQGRQLAAVGELTGAVVHLREALALWRGSAFTGVTGRLVEAAAAQLNDQRRSLQEERLSLELTLGGGAELVDEIADLVAAEPLRERAHGQLMLALYRAGRRTEALRTYHQVRELLVGELGIDPGPELIELHRAILNADPRLAPVTAPAATSRPEPSLPGASTPTKPVPAQLPASPYAFTGRIAEVDELCGLLDAATRAGTGMVAVLSGIAGVGKTALAVHFARLVADRFPDGHLHVDLRGFHPTGPPLDPGEAVRGFLDAFEVPAQQLPDGLAAQSALLRTLLAGRRVLLLLDNARDSEHVRPLLPGGPGCLTLITSRSRLTGLVTTEGAHPITLDPLPLDDAHTMLIRRLGARRLTAEPAAVTTITARSAGLPLALAIVASRLVNHPHFALRAIAEELDLAHGGLEGFTGMDAETDVRSVFSWSYRALSSPAARLFRLLSLHPGPDLGAVAAASLAGVPAARVRPLLAELAHAHMVTEHAPGRYAMHDLLRAYAMERTDIEEDCAERLAVTRRMFDHYLGSAHLADLRLHPHRDPIRLPGAVVGVTVAVISDREAAWTWFSQEYPVLFDLLRRAGGDGYDVHAWQLGWAMTTFLDRCGRWHDQAIVQQLALEAARRVRDRDGQARAHRNISIAHLRRGLHGEARDHLWHAVRLYRRLGDQVGQARTLLNLGTVAEHRGKPRLALRYAEQALRLFRAAGHRSGQANALNNAGWYHSQLGDHELALDHCQRALLLQQEAGDRYWQAHTWDSLGSAHHHLGQFAEATECYRQALSLWREVGERYYESATLTHLGDTHLAAGERSAARGVWREALDIIVELGQDTDRIVEKIRTVTSG; encoded by the coding sequence GTGAGGTTCGAGGTGCTGGGTCCGCTCAGAGTGCGACTCGACCATGGCCAGATTCCCCTGGGCGCGGCACGGGAGCAACGCATCCTGGCCGCCCTGTTGCTCGACGCGAACCGGGTGGTGCCGATGTCCCGGCTGGTCGAGGCGATCTGGGACGAGCATCCGCCCAGCAGCTCGGTCAAGGTGGTCCGCAACTGCGTGTCGACGCTGCGTCGGCAGCTGGCGACGGCGGGCGAGATCGTCACCGACTCCGGCGGGTACTCTCTGCGCGTCCCGGACGACGAGATCGACCTGCGTGTCTTCGTCGATCGGGCACGCCAGGGCCGTCAGCTCGCCGCCGTCGGAGAGCTGACGGGTGCGGTCGTCCACCTGCGGGAGGCGCTGGCGCTGTGGCGCGGGTCCGCCTTCACCGGAGTGACCGGCCGGCTGGTCGAGGCGGCGGCGGCCCAGCTCAACGACCAACGCCGCAGCCTCCAGGAAGAACGCCTGTCACTTGAACTCACGTTGGGCGGCGGAGCCGAACTCGTGGACGAGATCGCCGACCTGGTCGCGGCGGAACCACTACGCGAACGGGCCCACGGGCAGCTCATGCTCGCCCTGTACCGGGCAGGCCGGCGGACCGAGGCGCTCCGGACGTATCACCAGGTACGCGAACTCCTGGTGGGTGAACTGGGGATCGACCCTGGACCGGAACTGATCGAGCTGCACCGCGCGATCCTCAACGCCGACCCGCGACTGGCACCGGTCACGGCGCCCGCGGCCACCTCCCGGCCGGAGCCCAGCCTGCCGGGAGCCTCGACCCCGACCAAGCCGGTCCCGGCGCAGCTACCCGCGTCGCCGTACGCCTTCACCGGACGCATTGCTGAGGTTGACGAGTTGTGCGGGCTGCTAGACGCGGCCACTCGGGCCGGCACGGGCATGGTGGCAGTCCTCTCCGGCATCGCGGGGGTGGGAAAAACGGCGCTGGCGGTCCACTTCGCCCGCCTCGTGGCCGACCGGTTTCCGGACGGCCACCTCCACGTCGATCTGCGCGGCTTCCATCCGACCGGTCCGCCGCTCGACCCCGGTGAGGCAGTTCGTGGCTTCCTGGACGCGTTCGAGGTACCAGCACAGCAACTGCCCGACGGTCTCGCCGCCCAGTCGGCCTTGCTGCGCACGCTGCTGGCCGGGCGCCGGGTCCTGCTGTTGCTGGACAACGCCCGCGACAGCGAGCACGTCCGCCCGCTGCTGCCGGGTGGACCCGGCTGCCTCACCCTGATCACCAGCCGCAGCAGGTTGACCGGCCTGGTGACGACCGAGGGAGCACATCCGATCACGCTCGATCCGCTGCCGCTCGACGACGCGCACACCATGCTGATCCGCCGACTCGGTGCGCGCCGGCTCACCGCCGAGCCGGCGGCCGTCACAACGATCACCGCCCGGTCCGCGGGGCTGCCCTTGGCGCTGGCCATCGTCGCGTCCCGACTGGTCAATCACCCCCACTTCGCCCTGCGGGCCATCGCCGAGGAGCTGGACCTGGCCCACGGTGGTCTGGAGGGTTTCACGGGCATGGACGCCGAAACTGACGTCCGCTCGGTCTTCTCCTGGTCGTACCGCGCCCTGAGTAGTCCGGCCGCACGCCTGTTCCGACTGCTCAGCCTGCATCCCGGTCCGGATCTGGGTGCGGTTGCTGCGGCCAGCCTCGCCGGTGTTCCGGCCGCGCGGGTCCGCCCACTGTTGGCCGAGCTCGCGCACGCGCACATGGTCACCGAACACGCGCCGGGCAGGTATGCCATGCACGACCTGCTCCGTGCCTACGCCATGGAGCGAACCGACATCGAGGAGGACTGCGCCGAGCGGCTGGCGGTGACGCGCCGGATGTTCGACCACTACCTGGGCAGCGCCCACCTTGCCGACCTGCGGCTGCACCCACATCGGGACCCGATCCGGCTACCAGGGGCGGTCGTTGGCGTGACCGTAGCGGTCATCAGTGACCGCGAGGCCGCCTGGACCTGGTTCAGCCAGGAGTATCCGGTGCTGTTCGATCTCTTGCGACGGGCTGGCGGCGACGGGTACGACGTTCACGCGTGGCAGCTCGGCTGGGCCATGACCACGTTCCTGGACCGGTGTGGCCGCTGGCATGACCAGGCGATCGTTCAACAGCTCGCGCTGGAGGCGGCCCGCCGGGTCCGGGACCGGGACGGGCAGGCTCGAGCACATCGCAACATCTCCATCGCGCACCTGCGTCGGGGTCTGCACGGCGAGGCCCGCGACCACCTGTGGCACGCGGTGCGGCTTTACCGCAGGCTTGGTGATCAGGTCGGGCAGGCCCGCACCCTGCTCAACCTGGGTACCGTCGCCGAGCATCGGGGCAAGCCCCGGCTCGCCCTGCGCTACGCCGAACAGGCGCTGCGACTGTTTCGGGCGGCCGGGCACCGATCCGGGCAGGCGAATGCCCTGAACAACGCGGGTTGGTACCACAGCCAGCTCGGTGACCACGAGCTTGCGCTGGATCACTGCCAGCGGGCGTTGCTGCTGCAACAGGAGGCCGGTGACCGCTACTGGCAGGCTCACACCTGGGACAGTCTCGGGAGCGCGCACCACCACCTGGGCCAGTTTGCCGAGGCCACCGAGTGCTACCGGCAGGCCCTGTCGCTCTGGCGCGAGGTGGGCGAACGCTACTACGAGTCAGCCACGCTCACGCACCTCGGCGACACCCATCTCGCTGCCGGCGAACGGTCGGCGGCGCGTGGGGTGTGGCGGGAGGCGCTGGACATCATCGTCGAGTTGGGCCAGGACACCGACCGCATCGTGGAGAAGATCCGTACGGTGACGTCTGGGTGA
- a CDS encoding VOC family protein, with product MTNEVTVPLLPCASIDDIEAFYGVLGFRTTYKQRKPNACVGVQREDLHLQFFEIAGFDPEQSYGSCLVITADIEGLHQAFADGMRAAYGKVLVSGTPRMTRPRARKNADGLGGFSVIDPGGNWIRVFRNAATAPVPAATTAGRLAKALANAVVQADSRGSVGQAVRILDSALARPQADDDPVEQVEVLVYRAELAMVLHDPKTAGEMLARAQSVTLTEDESERAASAFDNADELAAALR from the coding sequence ATGACCAACGAGGTGACCGTTCCCCTGCTGCCGTGTGCATCCATTGACGACATCGAGGCCTTCTACGGAGTTCTCGGTTTCCGCACCACGTACAAGCAACGCAAGCCCAACGCGTGTGTGGGGGTGCAGCGGGAAGACCTGCATCTGCAGTTCTTCGAGATCGCCGGATTCGACCCCGAGCAGTCCTATGGCTCCTGTCTCGTAATCACCGCAGACATCGAGGGACTACATCAGGCATTCGCAGACGGCATGCGCGCCGCGTACGGCAAGGTACTGGTGTCGGGAACGCCGCGGATGACCCGGCCCAGGGCGCGGAAGAACGCCGACGGGTTGGGCGGATTCAGCGTCATCGACCCGGGCGGCAACTGGATCCGCGTCTTTCGGAACGCCGCCACCGCGCCCGTGCCGGCCGCCACGACTGCCGGGCGGCTGGCCAAGGCCCTAGCGAATGCTGTCGTGCAGGCCGATTCCAGGGGAAGCGTCGGACAGGCCGTTCGGATTCTCGACAGCGCGTTGGCCCGCCCGCAAGCCGACGACGACCCGGTCGAGCAGGTAGAGGTCCTGGTCTACCGCGCCGAACTCGCGATGGTGCTGCACGATCCAAAGACTGCGGGCGAGATGCTGGCCCGCGCCCAGTCCGTCACGCTCACGGAAGACGAATCCGAGAGAGCGGCATCCGCGTTCGACAACGCCGACGAACTCGCAGCAGCACTGCGGTGA
- a CDS encoding DsbA family protein: MTRNARLTLALIAVVVLVVGGLLAVNRPDQPPAATTDTGGIESTVLVREDSHRLATAADGKVTLVEFLDFECESCAAAYPAVKQVLATYQGRITFVVRYFPIPSHPNADLAARTAQAAANQGRFSDMYVQLFENQTSWSHQEQPQTEVFLGYARTLGLDLPRFQRDLDDPATATRVARDKTDGAAAGVQGTPTFFLNGRQLTDLRGQDDLVAAIDAALAE, translated from the coding sequence ATGACGAGGAACGCTCGCTTGACCTTGGCGTTGATCGCGGTGGTGGTGCTCGTGGTCGGCGGTCTGCTGGCCGTCAACCGTCCCGACCAACCACCTGCCGCGACCACCGACACTGGCGGGATCGAGTCGACGGTGCTGGTGCGCGAGGACAGCCACCGGCTGGCCACCGCCGCCGACGGCAAGGTGACTCTGGTGGAGTTCCTCGACTTCGAGTGCGAGTCCTGCGCCGCCGCGTACCCGGCGGTCAAGCAGGTCCTGGCCACCTACCAGGGCCGCATCACCTTCGTGGTCAGGTACTTCCCGATCCCCAGCCACCCCAACGCCGATCTGGCCGCCCGAACCGCCCAGGCCGCCGCGAACCAGGGCCGCTTCTCCGACATGTACGTCCAGCTGTTCGAGAACCAGACCAGTTGGAGTCACCAGGAGCAGCCCCAGACGGAGGTGTTCCTCGGCTACGCCCGCACGCTCGGCCTGGACCTGCCGCGCTTCCAGCGCGATCTCGACGACCCCGCCACTGCCACGCGGGTCGCGAGGGACAAGACCGACGGTGCAGCCGCTGGGGTGCAGGGCACCCCGACGTTCTTCCTCAACGGCCGGCAACTGACCGACCTGCGCGGCCAGGACGACCTCGTCGCCGCTATCGACGCCGCGTTGGCCGAATGA
- a CDS encoding vitamin K epoxide reductase family protein — protein sequence MSAAIVDPHTERAVPDQGFLSRATAWICAVGGALGLLAALILIVEKINLLADPDYVPSCSINPILSCGSVMVTPQAEAFGIPNPLIGVAGFTVVATIGVVLLAGARLPTWFWLGLQAGATFGVVFVHWLIYQSLYVIGALCPYCMLVWTVTIPIFLYVTLRTLRQHGGALPGPVRRVAAVAGTYHSLILTGWYAIILLAILNRFWSYWITLI from the coding sequence ATGAGCGCCGCCATCGTGGACCCGCACACCGAGCGGGCGGTACCCGACCAGGGTTTCCTGTCCCGCGCCACCGCCTGGATCTGCGCCGTCGGTGGCGCGCTCGGGTTGCTCGCCGCGCTGATCCTCATCGTCGAGAAAATCAACCTGCTCGCCGACCCCGACTACGTGCCGAGTTGCAGCATCAATCCCATCTTGTCCTGCGGCTCGGTCATGGTCACACCGCAGGCCGAGGCTTTCGGGATCCCCAACCCCTTGATCGGCGTCGCGGGTTTCACCGTGGTCGCCACGATCGGCGTCGTCCTGCTGGCCGGTGCGCGACTGCCCACCTGGTTCTGGCTGGGACTGCAGGCCGGCGCGACATTCGGAGTCGTCTTCGTGCATTGGCTCATCTATCAGAGCCTCTACGTCATCGGCGCCCTGTGCCCCTACTGCATGCTCGTCTGGACCGTCACCATCCCGATCTTCCTCTACGTCACCCTGCGCACCCTTCGCCAGCACGGTGGCGCGCTTCCCGGGCCCGTACGTCGGGTCGCTGCCGTGGCTGGCACCTACCACAGCCTGATCCTCACGGGCTGGTACGCGATCATCCTGCTCGCGATCCTCAACCGCTTCTGGAGCTACTGGATCACTCTCATCTAG
- a CDS encoding cation transporter, with amino-acid sequence MGAPLPLVALGPSPARRSTLIRRVRLFVAATITYNVIEAVIAISAGTMASSTALIGFGLDSVIEVASAAAVAWQFSGPDHERRERAALRVIALSFFALAAYVSVESVRALVGGDHAEHSTIGLVLAAVSLAVMPVLSAAQRRAGRELGSASAVADSKQTLLCTYLSAVLLVGLAVNSLFGWWWADPAAALIIAAVAVKEGREAWRGDACCVPGAALRSPAAGSDASGCDDGCRTTDNR; translated from the coding sequence ATGGGCGCGCCTCTGCCGCTGGTGGCGCTCGGTCCGTCGCCGGCCCGCCGCTCGACCCTGATCCGGCGCGTGCGTCTGTTCGTCGCCGCGACGATCACCTACAACGTGATCGAGGCGGTCATCGCCATCAGCGCCGGGACGATGGCCTCGTCGACCGCGCTGATCGGGTTCGGGCTCGACTCCGTCATCGAGGTGGCCTCCGCCGCCGCGGTCGCCTGGCAGTTCTCCGGCCCCGACCACGAACGCCGCGAACGTGCCGCGCTGCGCGTCATCGCGCTGTCGTTCTTCGCCCTCGCCGCCTACGTGTCCGTCGAGTCGGTGCGCGCGCTCGTCGGCGGCGACCACGCGGAGCACTCCACGATCGGGCTGGTCCTGGCAGCGGTGTCGCTGGCGGTGATGCCGGTCCTGTCGGCCGCGCAACGTCGTGCGGGACGTGAACTCGGGTCGGCCTCGGCCGTCGCGGACTCCAAGCAGACCCTGCTGTGCACCTACCTCTCGGCAGTGCTGCTGGTCGGGCTCGCGGTCAACTCGCTGTTCGGCTGGTGGTGGGCCGACCCCGCCGCCGCTTTGATCATCGCCGCGGTCGCGGTCAAGGAGGGCCGTGAAGCCTGGCGCGGCGACGCCTGTTGCGTCCCCGGTGCCGCCCTGCGCTCCCCCGCCGCAGGCAGCGACGCCAGCGGGTGCGACGACGGTTGCCGCACCACCGACAACCGTTGA
- a CDS encoding ArsR/SmtB family transcription factor has translation METLTHGQVLARFGHALSDPVRARLLLALREGPGYPADLADLLGTSRQNLSNHLACLRGCGLVVAMPEGRRSRYELADGRLAHALGDLLGLVLAVDPAACPDAESEGCC, from the coding sequence GTGGAGACGCTCACGCACGGACAGGTCCTGGCCCGCTTCGGTCACGCCCTGTCCGACCCGGTCCGCGCCCGGCTCCTACTCGCGCTGCGCGAGGGTCCCGGCTACCCGGCCGACCTCGCCGACCTGCTGGGGACCAGCCGACAGAACCTCTCCAACCACCTGGCGTGCCTGCGGGGCTGCGGCCTGGTCGTCGCCATGCCCGAAGGCCGCCGCAGCCGCTACGAACTCGCCGACGGGCGCCTCGCACACGCCCTCGGGGACCTACTCGGCCTGGTCCTGGCCGTCGACCCGGCCGCCTGCCCGGACGCTGAATCCGAGGGGTGCTGCTGA
- a CDS encoding TetR family transcriptional regulator, with the protein MDETTGLRERKKAATRLALHEAALSLAAEQGFDGLTVEAIADAANVSRRTFSNYFSSKEEALFHGDTRRLRRLLQLIGEQPVDEPPWAALSRAAQRFTEELFGDGDPSWLTQRRQLRQHPGLAAHQVAAYSAVERELAGELAHRLTGADVALRSRVLAATFLAILRVAVQHWIEHPNKPLVDTVRAALAEAAAATSER; encoded by the coding sequence ATGGACGAGACCACGGGGCTGCGGGAGCGCAAGAAGGCGGCCACCCGCCTGGCCCTGCACGAGGCGGCCCTGAGCCTCGCCGCCGAGCAGGGGTTCGACGGCCTGACCGTCGAGGCGATCGCCGACGCCGCCAACGTCTCCCGGCGGACGTTCTCCAACTACTTCTCCAGCAAGGAGGAGGCGCTCTTCCACGGCGACACCAGGCGCCTTCGCCGACTGTTGCAGCTCATCGGCGAACAACCCGTCGACGAGCCGCCGTGGGCGGCACTCAGCCGGGCGGCGCAACGCTTCACCGAGGAGTTGTTCGGCGACGGCGACCCGTCCTGGCTGACCCAGCGGCGGCAGCTACGCCAGCACCCCGGCCTGGCCGCACACCAGGTCGCGGCGTACAGCGCCGTCGAGCGCGAGTTGGCCGGCGAACTGGCTCACCGGCTCACCGGCGCCGACGTGGCATTGCGCTCCCGCGTCCTGGCCGCCACCTTCCTGGCCATCCTGCGGGTCGCCGTGCAGCACTGGATCGAGCACCCGAACAAACCACTGGTCGACACGGTCCGGGCCGCCCTCGCGGAGGCCGCCGCGGCCACCTCCGAGCGCTAG
- a CDS encoding MarR family winged helix-turn-helix transcriptional regulator, translating to MDSAVRELVLRLFELAKSVRLLKQRRADERPAVPPGLVGMLLQIDQLSSGCHARELVHRTRLDPSTVSRSVAGLVAHNLVERRPDPTDRRASFLAITPTGQAALTEAYGWYGEVLERVLADWTHDEVRALSGALDRLAHDIDTALGNHDNLEAAR from the coding sequence GTGGACAGCGCGGTACGTGAACTCGTTCTTCGGCTGTTCGAACTGGCCAAGAGCGTCCGGCTGCTGAAGCAGCGCCGGGCCGACGAACGACCGGCCGTACCGCCGGGCCTGGTCGGCATGCTCCTGCAGATCGACCAACTCTCCAGCGGATGCCACGCCCGCGAGTTGGTGCACCGCACCCGGCTCGACCCGTCCACCGTCAGCCGCTCTGTCGCGGGGCTCGTCGCGCACAACCTGGTCGAGCGGCGGCCCGACCCGACCGACCGCCGGGCGAGCTTCCTGGCGATCACGCCGACCGGCCAGGCCGCCCTCACCGAGGCCTACGGCTGGTACGGCGAGGTGCTTGAGCGGGTGCTCGCCGACTGGACCCACGACGAGGTACGGGCGCTGAGCGGTGCGCTCGACCGGCTCGCCCACGACATCGACACCGCACTCGGAAACCACGACAACCTGGAGGCCGCGCGATGA